Within the Glycine soja cultivar W05 chromosome 3, ASM419377v2, whole genome shotgun sequence genome, the region ttgttaatttatttgtattttttataatttatcattaaattagcaaaaatataaatataaataataaaatattacttaatttgaaattgattttttgttcttaaaCTTAATTGTGATGGGAAGAAGAAAATGCTATTTGAtagatttgaaaaataaaatatagtagcattttttgggtgaaaaaaccaAGTCATGGCAAGTGACGAAAGCATGGGATCGTCCTCTCCTCTTGGCCTTATTGCGCAAGAGTGCAACTGTTGCGTCTATTCTTCTGCCatttaaaaggaaaagagatgCACTCTTCAAATTACCCACAATcgataactttttttcttctatccATCAAATTACCTCCTCTTCAGTATTCCCCACCCATGTCAAAAACATCCTCAATTACAACCGCACGATCAGAGATGTGGCGTGGTCGTTTAGGCTCTGCCCTACGAACCACCTTAGCATGCACCGTCGCAGGTTGCACCTCCCTTTACGGCCCCGCCCCTCTCCGCCGCTACCTCGAGTTCCCCTCCTTCATGTACGTCACAACCGTCCTCGTAGTGTCGGACGCGACACTCGGGGACACTGTACGAGGTTTCTGGCACGTCGTTTGTTCGAATATTCAGGTCATGATGCTTTCTTTGCTTAGTTTGCAGCTCATAGGGCCTCACAGGTTTAACAGCTGCGTTGCTGCGCTGACCATGGCGGCTTCGGCGTTCGTCGTTGGGTTGCCGGAGTCGACGCACTTGGTCACTAAGCAACTTGCATTTGGACAGcttgtgaatgtttttgttagCACGGTGGTGGATGGTGGACGGACCGGGGTGGCCGTTCACCCAGTTCATGTGGTGTGCTCTACAGCCTTTGGAGGTGTCGCTGCTGTCCTCGCCATGTTGCTTCCATTTCCTCGCCTAGCCCACTATGAGGTAATACTTTACTTTTTATCTTCAAATCATCCTATACAACTTGAAAATTGTTATAACCCCTCAAAGTTacataatatttcattttttggaaTTATAAGATTCACTTGATTTAATAATAAGTGACAttgcttgataaaaaaaaaatataaactcaaATTCTAGAATACACCCCAAATGCTAATTGAAAGCTAGAGAAaggaaaacaatatatatataatcataggtgatatttttttggtaacgGAGAGAAAACAaggcaagaaaaacaaaattacaatcTCATGAAAGATATATTAATGTGACTAGAAGAAATATAGAAAGAAATATTGAAAGGTGATGATCAGCTATTCAAAAGAAAGAGAtgtttaaatatcaaattttttaaacatattttttttctaatttaatgaCTATATAGTAAtagcataaaataattttatattgttatttaattataaattattctttacttattttttttaaagaaattacgataaaagttaataaaattatcacatataaattaataaattattagttgAAGTGAAATTAGGTTCAATCTTTTTAAGTATTCATGGTATTGAGTTTGAATCTTATAGATgtaaaaaaatgattcaaatcCAGTTAGAATGATCAtatagattttttattaaaaattcaacatcaataaaattgataaatatttcataGTAATATTTGGTGACAATAAAAACttgtcatatataataatttatgattgaatgataatatatatttcatctttttctttttttaattaaaatttattaaaaactacaaaaattaCGTAACCCACacatttcttttaataattctcttttataattttataatttcaataatttttaagcaataataaaatattttattaaatgtgtTGCAGAGCATGAATATTCCATGGTATATATTTGGATAAAATCTAAACAATGATTTTGgtgtacttatttttttataataagtgaATCTCTTCTTTCATCTGTATCTTAAGTTTTATAAAGAAAGATGAAATTCACAgactatataaaaaatatgaaaactaaaataatttaaagtatagaaattaattaagactaatcttaacaaaatagtaataaacttaaaacatattttactcaaTATATTTGTTAGAAAAGCAGAAGCAGTTTAACTGTAACCAACAACTGACCATCCCACTAACTAATTAGCTTAcaaatttgttattgtttttttatagattGTTTTTTTGGActcgtttttaatttttttagattggTTTATAAATTACTATGTGCTAATcaatcaatttttgttttactttttaactTTCCTAAAAGAAATAGATTATGTATAAACGTGCCAGGTCGCAGTCGTACTCATTAACTTTtggtgttaattattttttttattttatgatagaTATTTTTTGACACtttcgattttttttcaaagtgtCTTGTCGTACtcgttaaaaaaatgttaatgttACAGCCaatctgtattttttttcagGCTTTATTCCAGTTTATAAATATCTTTACAAACTCTGTCTTATAGTGTTTGTTTTGGGTACATGTACGTAATGGAGAGACATTTGGTTCTTTCTGTCCATCGTTTAGTTTCATCACGAGAAACACatgaacggttgaaaatctaaGATCCTCTCGCGAAACTCAAGAAGAATAAAATTGGAAGAATAAAAAatcttgtaaatattttttcctattaTGTAAAAGGAGTTAATGTAAAAATAGTTCTTTTAACAAAAGTTAAAAGCCAATttaattcttgaaaaaaaatgagcgCAAAcaccttaatttttaaaaatataaaaaatgatttagttccataaaattactaatatattttcaaagactattaATGTGCATCGGCAAAAgggattaatataaaatatatttatgattttaagaACCAATGTGTCTTATgctaaatttatcaaaaaattgtttaagcttttactcttttaataattatattaacatatgtttataatattaaaaaaggaaaaagcttTGGATACGCCATTGCTCACgctactttttaattttgagatgAGTGTACGGATGAAAGAgattgaaaagaagaaacaaaaggtaacagataatatcattaaaaaagtaaataaataaaaagatagagTAATATAGATAAATTGTAAggggaaaatgagagaaaatcaGAATTAGTTCTTAAAGCAATTTGCACATATGATACTTGTGCTCGTGACTCGTGAGATGGAGAGAGAAAAGGGAATTTTCCATTTTTGCCGAGTATGGCCTGTCCAGCGTTTGACTGGCTCACGTTCAACCGCATTATATAAACCTGAAGGAATAACAATAAAAGTCAATGATTCTTTTAGATATTCTCGCTTTTGCCCTTCTTTTCTCAACGagtttatttatatatcaatacattagaaataacttccaagtatgttacttaaaataaactaatattttgttttacgtaatgtataataaatattgattaaaacataattaaaattagtaataaatatttttaggtatataaattacaatacaattaaattttataataaataaaatgtataaattatatttaaaattatagtataatgttattattgttattgacattttttaaaaacacgattaaaatataattcaaagaaaaaaaataaaataaagtatattgAAAGGGATAGATAGTTAAGAAAAATTAGTTTGCTGCTACACATGTAAGGAAGAAAGCTTTCAATGATTGAATgagaaattttatcattaattacgCTCACTACATAGTCGGGTTAACTCACTTTCAGACAAGGAAGTTCTATCGACTATACGCTAAGAATACTTGTGAGAGGTTCGATTGCAACATAGAGGCCATCTCTGCCTCGGACAACTCAACTGCAGTTGGTTTCATCGCTCAAGCCAAGTCCCTCTCCACAACAGGAGCCAAGCTTCTCCAGATTATTAGAAGTAAACAGGTAAGCTAAGTCTAAATCATGGCATTTCACACTGAACCTGCGGCAGCAGTATCATTAATTTCCTACGAATTGCAAATGAGCTAAATGTTTGGTCTGGGTTTTTTCATCAAACAGGATGGCATGCATTGGGAATGGCCACAAACAAGAATTTTCAACTCCCATTGGATTGACCCAGAAGATGAACTGCAACACTTGGAGTTAACAATGAGAGCTACGGATATTGCCCTATCAACTTGTACTTCTTTTCCTGTTGGGGTCATTGATGAGGAGCTCAGAGGTGTCTTGCTCAATTGCAGAGGACACTTCAGCAAAGTCTTAGGTCAGCAAGCCAAGTGCTTTGATTCTTTTGATGCAACCATAACTTCagatatgaaaaaagaaattttgaccAAAAACCTCTCTATAGCCTATAAAGATCTCCCAACCTCGTTTTTTTTATACTGTGTGCATCTTCTCCTATATGACTCACCCATTGCAAAGAAAACTGACCACGTGCTGGGAAAAACTCAGAAAAGAGGTGATTTCAAATGGAGCGCCAGAAAGACCAGAGAGGTTGTCATGAACTTGATTCCCAACAACCACAACTTGGCTTTTGCATTCAAGTCCTCACTTTCATTAGGCCTCGCTGTGTTTTTAGGTTTAACATATAACAAGGAAAATGGATACTGGGCGGGACTCTTAATTGCCTTGTGTTTCGTGCCTGGACGGCATCCAACATTTTCTCTTGCAAATGCACGAGGACAAGGAACAGCAATGGGATCAATCTACGGGATCCTATGCTGCTTcgttttcaaaaaaattgtggatttcagtttcttacctcTTTTACCATggatctttttctcttcttttcttaagTATAGTAGAATGTATGGGCAAGCTGGTGGGATTGCAGCAGTTACAGGGGCCTTGTTAGTAGTTGGTATGAAGCACAATGATCCTCCTAGTCAATTTGCACTTGCTAGAATGGTCGAGGCCACAATAGGCCTCCTTTGCTTTGTTATTGTAGagattatttttaatccctGCAGAGCTGCAACTCTAGCAAAATCTGAACTTTCTCAATGCTTGAGATCACTTCAAGATTGCATTGGCCAGATTGCCATCATTACTCCTACCAAAAGAGAGATGCCATTTTCAAGCTGTCAAGAATtgagagaaggacagaaaaagCTGAAATCTCTAGTGTGCCAATTAGAAGAGTTCACAGCAGAGGCTGAATTGGAGCCAAATTTCTGGTTCATTCCATTTCATAATGCCTGCTACAGAAAGATGCTGGAATCACTATCAAAGATGGCAGATCTCTTACTTTTTGTGGCATACTCAACGGAAAATATCATGCTATTGTCACAGAAAAACGGAGCATTTTGGGTGGATCTCCATGATGGAGTAAACAAGAATGTGaggatttttaaaaacaaagttAGCCCCACATTGGAACACCTTGAAGAGATAACAAGGAAAAAGATTCCCGGGAAACTTGCAAATGAGTTGAATAGGAATATTCCTTGTGATATCGAGGCACAAGAACATCCCAATGCAGAAGCACTTAGGGTCTGGAGTGGAGATGAAGTTGTTGATAGCATTACAGGCTCTTTTCTCAAACATCTAGAGGAGATGGCTAACAAAACTCATACCAATATAGATGAGGAGATGCTTAAAAGTCAAATGCTTTTCCATTACAGCTGCTTGGGATTCTGTACTAATAACTTGATGAGAGAAACAATGAAGATTCAGAGTGAAGTAAAAGAACTACTTATGTGGGAGAATCCCTCAAGTCAAACAAATCACAAGTAAATTTATAGTAAAGATCAAGTTCCGTGTTCACAGTAAACCTAGCACCATGACTTGGATGTGACCTTAAGAAGAGGCTTAGCCCTACAAATTAACCAAGAATGtgtatatatttgtataaaatcaTCCAGCTAATAAAAAGAAGATCCATCTCCAACAACTGGTGTTTGAAGCACCCAAAAAGAAAATCCAATACTTGATGCAGTACCAACCAATTCTTAAGTAAAGAAATTACCTAATCTACAAAGCACATCAAGTAGCATCCATGGCAAACATCTTAAGGGGGAAGCTTTAATTGAATGTGCACATATGATATGCACACAATGTAAAAGTCAATACGGAAGGAaggtttaatttgaaatttcaaaaaaatagatACTACACTATACTATATTGCTCATATGATGATTGCACAAAATATAGTAGCACATCATCAAGCAAAATCCTCTAATCTTAAAGAAAATCCAGTATTTTCATTAGTTTACCAACAAACACTCCTTAACAGCAAAAAATAACTTAAGGGAGCACGCATAAGTATAGCAAAAATTGAAATGTTATGCTCCTTTGATGTttatggaagttttagtaagcTAACGTTCACATTCCCAAGTCTACAACACAAAATTACATCTTAAACTTAAAAGCATTACTAGTTTCCTTCGAACTTTGGGTCAGCCATGACAAAATGATACGCGATCACTAGTACAAAGATGAAGACGCCAAGAAAATTGGCAAAGAAACCCAGATCTTGATCATCGATCATCTGCCACATCAGAGTCAACAAAAATCAACACATGTCAACAACTTGGTTTGGGATATCACAAAATGAATTCACGACATAGACATCAAATCTAACATCTTATCCTATTACCCTCCAAATTTTGATTCTGTCATGACAGAGcataaaataaacatgactAATACAAATCGGATGGTTCAATTTTGATCCCATATCCTATAGACCCGACTAATTCAAATCATATCGACATTATAGATTATAGATTTATATACAAACATTAACAGTAAGCCCCGATCTGAAATCTTATAAAGATGCATATCAAGGAAAAAGTGCAGCATCTACGAAAACGCACAATTGGTATTGGCAGGGTAAATTGGTGAAGTTGAACAAAATGAAGCTAAGAGATCACTGATGGAAAGCGGAAATTGGGGAACGATCTGATCCGTGAGCGAAAGTAAGGAAATCAGAGACGAAATTGAGAGGGGTGTGGTTACCTTTGGACGCGGTGGCAGTGGGCGCGACTTTTCCCTCTGATGAGTGTTGTTGTCGTGCTTCCTAGGTCTCGCTGCGGGGTTCCCCCACAGTCCCTCCAACACAAATAAGAAGCAGAATAGTGTTTACTTAGTTGACCATTTTGCCCATCTCTATTTCCCAAATTTAGATAATAAGGTTTAAATgccattttattcttttaaatttggcTAAttgttttttagtattttaaaaaaattatttttattagtctttcaaattttttaaaagctacTTTTAATCTCTCTCATCTTTTGTATTAATGGtgtcataatttataattattttacatcatcaatatactttttttatttaattttttaaaaatgatttgtgacaatttaataataattttttgttttggtagttttttgaaaaattaacagACTAatacaaacaattttttaagcactaaaaaataattattcatatttaaatgattaaaaacatatttaagtcttataataataatagtctTGTTAGATAATACTTTTGATCcattatgtttttcatttttttgattttagtatattaaatttaatttttttattctagtcctttgtgttttttaaaattttattttagtatttttttatttttcgttagaaatattaataattttgttggCTTAAATTTTTTGGAATAATAATTTACAATATTAGTGACTTTTAGTCGTCATTATGTGATTTTTCCACACAAAAACTCAATCAATACACAAACACCAGCAACACATCCTTCTCCCCCAACAAggaattaaacaataaaatgtaaagagtataattttaattattatttttatgaatgttTGAATCTGCCTAGAAAAAAATGATTGCCAAcagaaaatcaaaagaaaaaaaaataagagagtgTGTTAGGATGGCGATCAGGCAAACATGGGTTTATGGGTGACGACGTGTGGATTTGGTGATAATGGTTATGCAAATTTAAGTTTGTGACAGGGGAGAACAAATGAGTGATGGTAAAGGTAGCAGTGGTATATAATGGTGTTGATGTTGCGTGATTTAGACTCTGTCATTCGTTCTTTAGATCCAAGAGAAAGACTTGTGTTCAAAACATCTCAATCTCCGCTATGTCACCACTATGATCATCATTCCTTCTTTGGGTGTTTCGCTTTTACCTCTTACCTACATGCACCCTAATGATTAGGCTTTGGTGAGAGGTTTTCAATTGTTGAGCTAGTATCTTGGTTGAAGTCCGTCTTCACCTTATTTCATCAACCTCTTTCAGGTACTTCAAAAACTTGGAGTAGAAGACAGAAAAGCTTGATTCGACATGAAGGAGATATAGGGAAGAAAAACATGTTGTCTCGTATTAGCtcatacaaaagaaaaaaggtttaTTTCACGAAGGAATTAGGCATGGCAACGAGGTGGGTCGGGATCGAGTTTTGCTTACCCCACCCCCATCCCCGACTCCCCATTTCCCTCCTTGTCCCCCCCCCCCGAAACCCAACGAGGGTATATATTTATCCCCCATCCCCGTCCCCGACGGGTCGGGTTTTCCCCGCCCTGCCTCGCCCCcgacatatttataaaattttattataaaatataatttttcataaaatgaaaaatataattttaaataacaatcataacatatttttaaattgtacaTGATAACATAAAATCCAATCCAACACTACATAAAATTCAATCTAATAGTTTCATGTTTTGATGTGTTATATGTatgtaatgatatttttgtaaattaattattatcgaGATGGGTTTGGGGGCTGGTATTAATAAATCTCATTCCCGACCCCGAATCCAACTTTGGTTATCGAGGAAAACCCGAACTCGATCTCGATTCTGGTCAACTCAGGTTTTTCCCATTAGAATCAGAGGAGTCCGGGGTGGGCCCTACGGGTTCGGACCCCGTTGCCATGCCTAAAAGGAATTCTATAATTTCATCTTTTTGGTAACACTTTCTGGATTGGTACCACAACTCCCAAAGTTGGACCTTAATTTTGCATCTATTGAAATATTAACCATTATGTATTACATTATATAATTTGACTACGTACAACTCTAACTTATTCACACTTGAGGTGAAGCTTAAAGTCCTTTTATTGAAAGCGATGACAAAATTCGGTCACATTTTCAAATGCTAGGATATAATATATGATTCCTGTGAGAAACTAGATAAATCTCCATATGTTATGtcattttgtaaaatattgCTAATTTACTAACTTTATCTTTATTTCTTGCAATCAACAACCTAACAGGAATGATTCTCCAATATTTTCTTGCCACCAAATCTAACTCCCCAAATGCGAATTTAGTCTTTAAGTTGATTAACTTCATCTTGTTCCTCTTTTACAACCTCATCCAGATGTCCCTATTAATTACCTCTAAAGGGAGTTAAGCTAAAGTAGGCCctaagagaaaacccttttccAGGGGAAACCAATATTCCAACAAAGAGGAGGAAAACATACCGAGctaataaatgtttaaattagAATTGAAGTTAGGGTTGATATaggaaaataaagataagagaCCTATGCttagtgaattttaaattagaaattgattatttaacAATGTAAAATTGTTTTGTAAATGAGTTTTTAAGGCAAAACACATGAGAAAATAAACAACACACAGCTTTGGTTGtccttttattataaatttgtctcaatgatttttttttttgaataaattgaTTTGAGATTATATACCATGTAACCATAAATTGTAAGGTGAATTagtattatcattattttttttatcaatatgcatttaattcaaatattaaaaattttacaataaatcacATACTACTCAATCAATTGATCAGTTATACTTCTTGTtgttaacaattaacatttacaTTTATCTCTTTATGCGTTAGACATGAAAATGTCAATAAAAGTTTTCCAAATCGAATAAGAATGAGTTTATTATGTAATGAGGTGAGTTGTTTCTTGATTGTCCAAGTCATATGGATTTaaaatgttgttttatttttacaactttatttaattttatgcgttgaaatattacaattataattagatattttaaaactaaatcgacttttatttaaaaattgtatatatagATGTTTAGTTACTGTTTGAtaggatagaaaaaaaaattaaaattaaaatagaatataaaaatgtgaagttaaagctgaaatttaaatttttttgacccAGTGTCTGTGACTTCTCTTCCAAACGAATAGGCCCTTAGTAGTtgcattattttcatgtttaaataAACGAAGCCAATCATTAATAGTTGATCAATTAGATATCGCCGAATCCAAAATGAAATCCACGTCATCGATCCGCAAATAAAGAGGATATTGAAGCataaaactataaaagaaaaatagccGTCCATCTGCCACGATCAACGGTGGcgcagaaagaaaagaatacgACGCGGATCGCAATCATCAACGGTCGATTAGATCACAATCAACGACTGACGCTGCTCTTCCCATTGGGTAGACGAAAAACACAAAGTTGGCTCTATATAAACCCCGCGTGGCAAATCAGAGCTCAATTCTGAATCAGAAGAAGCGAGCGAAGATGTCGGGTCGTGGAAAGGGAGGCAAGGGTTTGGGAAAGGGAGGAGCCAAGAGGCACAGGAAGGTGCTTCGTGACAACATCCAGGGTATCACCAAACCCGCAATTCGGCGTTTGGCTCGCAGAGGTGGTGTTAAGAGAATCAGTGGTCTCATCTACGAGGAGACACGTGGCGTCCTCAAGATATTCCTCGAGAACGTTATTCGCGACGCTGTTACCTACACCGAGCACGCTAGAAGAAAGACCGTTACCGCTATGGATGTTGTTTATGCTCTCAAGAGGCAGGGCAGGACTCTCTACGGTTTCGGTGGTTAATTTCTAGGGTTTCCATCGGCGTAGCAGCTGCTTATTGGTTATTGTTGTAAATGGTTGCTTTTTAGGCTTCTTGTTATATTTGCTTCAATTGTAATGGAACAAAGAGTATTTTGTTTCTGGTATTTGAATCTTAATGGTTGAAGTTCTCTTAATTGTCATGGTTACTCTGATTATCTGCTAGTTAATTGCGACTTAAGAGAAAATTTGTGTTAATTTTGGTAGCTGTACCCTTTACATAGCAAATATaccttttgtttaattttgcaGTTTTCGTGATTGTTGTTGCGCCTGTTTTTATCGGGCTCGAAGTGTAGTATTGTTAAGTGGAACAGGTTGGGTCGTCAGGGATTAAATTGAAATGGAAATTTCTGCTATGATTTAACTTTGAATCGATTATATTAAAAGTTCAATTTTGAAGCTTCAATATGTTGAATGCACTCATGTCATTGTCGATGCATTATGTTTTAGTCATCTTAATGAAAAGAGGGGGATAGTTGTttgtttgggggggggggggggttggcgTGGGCTTTTTTCCAGACAAGTCTGCTTATAAAGTGCTGGCAAATGCTACATGGAGAACTCAAACTTGATGGAACTTTTGCTGaaagtttgaaattgaaaattccaCCAAAAGTGAGCTTTGTGGTGTGGAGGATTTTCTTGCTAAGACTACCAACAAAGGAAAACTTGAGGTGAAAGAATGATGAATTGCTTGATACAGGGGAGCATATATTACTTACATGTTTGAAGGTTCTTTTAGTGTTGGGCTATGTGTTATTCCTGGCTGAAAATAACGACTGTACTGCGTCAGAGTCCTTTTACACATTTTATGCAGCATGTGCATTATGATGGGAGCAAGTTGACGACTGAAAAATGGAAGATCATATGGCGTGCTGTGATTTGGAGACAAAGGAGTGAATGTATTTTCAAAAATaggatgtttgattttgataca harbors:
- the LOC114406996 gene encoding dolichyl-diphosphooligosaccharide--protein glycosyltransferase subunit 4A, coding for MIDDQDLGFFANFLGVFIFVLVIAYHFVMADPKFEGN
- the LOC114406997 gene encoding histone H4; this translates as MSGRGKGGKGLGKGGAKRHRKVLRDNIQGITKPAIRRLARRGGVKRISGLIYEETRGVLKIFLENVIRDAVTYTEHARRKTVTAMDVVYALKRQGRTLYGFGG